The proteins below come from a single Pandoraea apista genomic window:
- a CDS encoding GntR family transcriptional regulator: MNDTREETTLSQKVVRGLTEDIISGRVPSGDKLEIQVIADRFGISATPVRDALRELAIAGLVEIVPRRGATVLSVDVARLRDMFETAAEIEGLCARFAAERMTRSERLRLEMVAKQAHEAAEAGDAVLYAQINDKFHELLFDGARNVSLAELARSFRVRLSPFRAKLFYQKRRVVTSDNEHERIVEAIVAGKPEDAQNAAREHLNNASLNVIEYFEANA; encoded by the coding sequence ATGAATGACACCCGGGAAGAAACCACCTTGTCGCAGAAGGTCGTGCGAGGGCTGACCGAGGACATCATCAGCGGGCGCGTGCCAAGTGGCGACAAACTGGAGATTCAGGTCATCGCAGATCGGTTTGGCATTTCCGCTACCCCCGTGCGCGATGCGCTGCGCGAGCTGGCCATTGCCGGGTTGGTCGAGATCGTGCCGCGACGCGGTGCGACAGTGCTCAGCGTGGACGTCGCCCGGCTTCGCGACATGTTCGAGACGGCGGCTGAAATCGAGGGGCTATGCGCGCGCTTCGCCGCCGAGCGAATGACCCGCTCGGAGCGGTTGCGTCTGGAGATGGTTGCGAAGCAAGCACACGAGGCGGCCGAGGCCGGCGACGCCGTGCTGTACGCGCAGATCAACGACAAGTTTCACGAACTGCTGTTTGACGGCGCGCGCAATGTATCGCTGGCGGAGTTGGCACGTAGCTTCCGGGTGAGGCTCTCGCCGTTCCGGGCGAAGTTGTTCTATCAGAAAAGGCGCGTGGTGACCTCAGACAACGAGCACGAGCGCATTGTCGAGGCCATCGTTGCCGGTAAGCCCGAGGACGCCCAGAACGCTGCCCGGGAGCACTTGAATAACGCGAGTCTTAACGTGATCGAGTACTTCGAGGCCAACGCCTGA
- a CDS encoding aldo/keto reductase has translation MLPTRRLGTQGLEVPAIGLGCMGMSYAYGPSDDKESVRVLERALALGCNFFDTAEVYGPFENERLLGRVLKGRRDKAIIATKFGFRLDNGTVTGANSQPSHIRNVVDASLSRLGTDYIDLLYQHRVDPDVPIEDVAGTVGDLVKAGKVRYFGLSEAGERTIRRAHAVHPVSVLQSEYSLWHRDIEASILPCLRELGVGLVPFAPLGRGFLTGTARRAEDFPEGDSRRTSDPRVQGENFEANMRLARTLAEYAGKAGVTPAQLALVWLLWRGEDIVPIPGTRRIERLEENLAAADADVDLAILSALDAHFSAGATTGPRYKENAMMALLADRA, from the coding sequence ATGCTGCCAACACGACGGCTTGGGACGCAAGGGCTGGAAGTACCTGCTATAGGGCTTGGGTGTATGGGAATGAGCTATGCCTACGGGCCTTCCGACGACAAGGAGTCGGTTCGCGTGCTGGAACGGGCGCTGGCGCTGGGATGCAATTTCTTTGACACCGCAGAAGTCTATGGGCCGTTCGAAAACGAGCGTCTGCTCGGGCGCGTGCTCAAGGGACGGCGCGACAAGGCGATCATTGCGACGAAGTTCGGATTCCGTCTCGATAACGGCACGGTAACCGGTGCGAACAGTCAGCCGTCTCATATTCGGAACGTGGTCGACGCCAGCCTCTCGCGGCTGGGTACCGACTACATCGATCTTCTTTATCAGCACCGTGTCGATCCCGACGTGCCGATCGAAGACGTCGCAGGTACCGTCGGCGATCTCGTCAAGGCGGGAAAGGTGCGTTATTTCGGCTTGTCCGAAGCCGGTGAGCGTACGATCCGTCGCGCTCACGCCGTGCATCCCGTGAGCGTGCTGCAAAGCGAGTACTCGCTTTGGCACCGCGACATCGAGGCGTCGATCCTGCCTTGCCTGCGCGAACTCGGCGTGGGACTGGTGCCGTTCGCGCCGCTCGGGCGCGGCTTTCTTACAGGTACTGCGCGCCGGGCCGAGGACTTCCCCGAGGGCGATTCGCGTCGGACATCCGATCCGCGTGTGCAAGGCGAGAATTTCGAGGCGAATATGCGGCTTGCCAGAACGTTGGCCGAGTATGCCGGGAAAGCCGGCGTCACCCCCGCGCAACTGGCGCTTGTCTGGTTGCTCTGGCGCGGGGAAGACATCGTGCCGATACCAGGCACACGTCGTATAGAACGTTTGGAGGAGAACCTCGCGGCCGCCGATGCGGATGTCGACCTCGCGATTCTGAGTGCACTCGACGCACACTTTAGCGCCGGTGCCACGACCGGTCCCCGTTACAAGGAAAACGCCATGATGGCGTTGCTGGCGGATCGGGCGTAG
- a CDS encoding 4'-phosphopantetheinyl transferase family protein produces the protein MTHSMTAGPTGTTLALYGETHDVLARFGGWTAYLTGDERKRADAFSRPADREDYVAAHILVRVAAARVTGSPDTPGPAARTYGLVQRCERCGGAHGRPRLPAHPGLHVSLSHTRGAVAAACAIVPIGIDIEHWNEALDADADFPGMSARERLRLDAFSSVAHTHHAPSPRALAWLRLWTRKESLVKVGETTLDAMPEVDMSRLPMSEVPLRTWQRRVAHGRWAMTDWLDPGLRVTGTVSSAGAVAIERVAP, from the coding sequence ATGACCCACTCCATGACGGCCGGACCGACCGGAACGACGCTTGCGCTTTACGGCGAAACTCACGACGTGCTGGCCCGATTCGGGGGATGGACAGCCTATTTGACAGGGGACGAGCGCAAGCGCGCCGATGCGTTCTCCCGACCGGCCGACCGGGAGGACTATGTGGCGGCGCACATACTGGTTCGGGTCGCCGCCGCGCGTGTCACCGGAAGCCCCGATACGCCGGGGCCCGCAGCGCGTACTTACGGGCTCGTGCAGCGCTGCGAGCGTTGCGGGGGGGCCCATGGACGCCCACGTCTGCCGGCGCATCCCGGGCTGCATGTCAGTTTGAGCCACACCCGCGGCGCCGTGGCAGCGGCGTGTGCCATCGTGCCGATCGGGATCGACATCGAGCATTGGAATGAAGCACTGGATGCGGACGCGGATTTTCCGGGGATGAGTGCGCGAGAGCGACTGCGTCTGGACGCATTTTCGAGCGTAGCGCACACCCATCACGCGCCCTCCCCCCGCGCACTGGCGTGGCTGCGCCTCTGGACACGCAAAGAGAGTCTCGTGAAAGTCGGAGAGACGACGTTGGACGCAATGCCAGAGGTCGACATGTCGAGGCTGCCGATGAGCGAAGTGCCGCTTCGCACGTGGCAGCGCCGCGTTGCGCATGGAAGGTGGGCGATGACGGACTGGCTTGATCCCGGACTACGCGTGACGGGCACCGTTTCCAGCGCGGGCGCTGTGGCGATCGAGCGGGTCGCGCCCTGA
- a CDS encoding autotransporter outer membrane beta-barrel domain-containing protein, producing MTHERRHFKLKALPLAIAAALSAMASLANATPAPCSVTSATNATVSWSSGDCQVSAPVQTEDAAIYVSGTVGTLTNSSTIIGNNAINIEAGANVAAVVNNPGGLISNQYMYEVVVNNGTIATFTNSAGATITGYTAIDNRSNASIVTLNNSGELSGQNGIVNAGTITSLNNLADGKLSNYTGVTNAVGGTIGSLSNAGTITGNFTGIANSGLIQRLNNDGYLSAREYVIDNQGTIGTLNNTGKITVGIDNRGGETSIALNNTGSISSIVNTGTLNSSMEAVINAGRIDSLTNNGLISGGTFAIQNAQNAVLGTIVNSGTIAGDINSVSGKPLRFSGGQGSTFGVLTGLNGATGTLMNAGADVVFLDGNQLLDDNVVVGASKVANVSGNLQINRVISIFGNYAQYAEATLLIGVGSGAVANGTMESDTGYGRLVVSGSANIAPGSAVALKNTAAYAFAPGQRFVVIDAATAGTNYNEGQLKYSMVGVKGTVTGAAVANGDRSDLVLTVTSVDADTTPTTPTTPTVPTTPPAPKIQATTPNAYASLSGLSRYTGISDPGLLNLFNAATALQLGGAAASNRAGAQLSPSAPGASSQAVSAPTLSVLNIIAGRSDSLRLAQADAKSGVSTGEAGPKWATWGQAFGGHASQSERDSVDGYSANFGGFLIGVDRAINDAWRAGGVFSYTNTTINSTGNTDGNRTRVNAFGLMGYASYIADTWYGNLSAGVVQQRYDTNRSINFTGFSGNTNAQFNGTQYVARAEAGYPLALPFATVTPVAALTYSYLHQASYTESGGNGAALAVNAANTTSVTSDLGVKISREFATSYGKVVPELQVGWRHQYDNSRSATNARFVADPSGATAFTSLGAQPASDLALVTAGVTLLRANNLSVTARYELQVGGGLVAQAGTLRLRQLF from the coding sequence ATGACCCACGAACGTCGCCACTTCAAACTGAAAGCACTACCCTTGGCCATTGCCGCGGCCCTGTCCGCAATGGCCTCTTTAGCCAACGCTACGCCGGCGCCCTGTTCCGTAACGTCTGCAACGAACGCCACGGTATCCTGGAGCTCGGGAGATTGTCAGGTAAGCGCCCCCGTTCAGACTGAGGACGCAGCGATTTACGTCTCGGGAACGGTCGGCACACTCACCAACAGCAGCACCATCATCGGAAACAACGCGATCAATATCGAGGCCGGCGCAAACGTTGCTGCGGTGGTCAATAACCCGGGCGGACTCATCTCGAACCAGTACATGTACGAGGTCGTTGTGAATAATGGCACGATCGCCACGTTCACCAACTCGGCCGGCGCAACCATTACCGGTTACACGGCGATTGACAACCGCAGCAACGCGTCAATCGTCACGCTGAACAACAGCGGGGAACTCTCTGGTCAAAACGGGATTGTCAACGCCGGCACTATCACCTCGTTGAACAACCTCGCTGATGGAAAGCTGTCCAACTACACCGGGGTTACGAACGCCGTCGGTGGCACGATCGGTTCACTGAGCAATGCAGGCACGATTACAGGCAACTTCACGGGGATTGCCAACAGTGGCCTGATCCAGCGCCTGAACAACGATGGTTACCTCTCCGCTCGCGAATATGTGATCGACAATCAGGGCACGATCGGCACGCTGAACAACACCGGGAAGATCACCGTCGGCATTGACAACCGGGGGGGCGAAACGTCTATCGCCCTGAATAACACCGGCTCGATCAGCTCGATTGTGAACACCGGCACCCTCAACTCGTCCATGGAGGCGGTGATCAACGCCGGGCGAATCGACTCGCTGACCAACAACGGCCTCATCAGCGGCGGCACCTTCGCCATTCAGAATGCGCAAAACGCCGTGTTGGGCACTATCGTCAACTCGGGCACCATCGCCGGCGATATCAACTCTGTTTCGGGTAAGCCTCTGAGGTTCTCGGGCGGGCAAGGTTCGACCTTCGGTGTTCTGACGGGCCTCAACGGAGCAACCGGCACGCTGATGAACGCCGGCGCAGACGTTGTGTTCTTGGACGGCAATCAACTGCTTGACGACAACGTCGTCGTCGGCGCCAGCAAAGTTGCCAACGTCTCGGGCAACCTGCAAATCAATCGAGTCATCTCGATCTTCGGCAATTACGCTCAATATGCGGAGGCAACGCTACTGATAGGCGTAGGCAGCGGCGCCGTAGCCAATGGCACCATGGAAAGCGACACCGGTTACGGCCGTCTGGTGGTGTCGGGCTCCGCCAACATCGCGCCGGGCTCAGCCGTGGCGTTGAAGAATACCGCTGCCTACGCGTTTGCCCCCGGTCAGCGTTTCGTAGTCATCGACGCGGCCACCGCCGGGACGAACTACAACGAAGGTCAGCTCAAGTATTCGATGGTCGGTGTCAAGGGCACTGTCACCGGCGCCGCCGTCGCCAATGGCGATCGCAGCGATCTGGTGCTGACCGTGACGAGCGTGGACGCGGACACCACACCGACCACACCGACGACGCCTACCGTGCCGACAACGCCCCCGGCGCCGAAGATTCAGGCAACGACGCCGAACGCCTACGCTTCCCTAAGCGGACTGTCACGTTACACCGGCATCAGCGATCCCGGCCTGTTGAACCTCTTTAATGCGGCAACGGCGCTCCAGCTTGGCGGCGCCGCGGCGTCGAACCGTGCCGGTGCGCAGTTGAGCCCGTCGGCGCCGGGCGCGAGCAGCCAGGCCGTATCGGCCCCGACCCTTAGCGTCTTGAACATCATCGCCGGGCGCAGCGACAGTCTGCGGCTCGCGCAGGCCGACGCCAAGAGCGGGGTATCGACGGGCGAAGCCGGGCCAAAGTGGGCCACGTGGGGACAAGCGTTCGGTGGCCATGCGAGCCAGAGCGAACGTGATTCGGTGGACGGCTACAGCGCCAACTTCGGTGGCTTCCTGATCGGTGTCGACCGGGCGATCAACGATGCCTGGCGTGCCGGCGGCGTGTTCAGCTACACCAACACCACCATCAACAGCACCGGCAACACCGACGGCAACCGAACCCGCGTGAACGCCTTCGGTCTGATGGGCTACGCCAGCTACATTGCCGATACGTGGTACGGCAATCTGTCGGCTGGCGTGGTGCAACAGCGCTACGACACCAACCGTTCGATCAACTTCACCGGCTTCTCGGGCAACACCAACGCGCAGTTCAACGGTACCCAGTACGTTGCCCGCGCCGAGGCCGGATACCCGCTGGCCCTGCCCTTCGCCACGGTGACGCCCGTGGCCGCGCTGACCTACAGTTACCTGCATCAGGCCAGCTATACGGAGTCGGGGGGCAACGGTGCCGCGTTGGCGGTCAACGCCGCCAATACAACGTCGGTCACGAGCGACCTCGGGGTGAAGATATCGCGTGAGTTCGCCACGTCCTACGGCAAGGTGGTGCCGGAGTTGCAAGTGGGCTGGCGTCACCAATACGACAACAGCCGCAGCGCAACGAATGCCCGCTTCGTGGCGGATCCGTCCGGCGCCACCGCATTCACGTCGCTGGGTGCACAACCGGCATCGGATCTGGCGTTGGTCACGGCAGGCGTGACGCTGCTGCGCGCGAACAACCTGAGCGTGACCGCGCGCTATGAACTGCAAGTCGGTGGCGGCCTCGTCGCTCAGGCTGGCACGTTGCGGTTGCGCCAGTTGTTCTGA